The Bdellovibrionales bacterium genome has a window encoding:
- a CDS encoding GNAT family N-acetyltransferase, which produces MSPVLIREINSSSNDEISWVAERMRATLIDVLGRNIGEGLYSMDWLNERVRWHIDSKKTTGKVFISENPEQEKTGQAIARLEHRDGERYGYFATLYVEPNFRRQGIAAQLMLQVERWFKKLKMSKIVYNTAKSNDRLISLFKRQGYRITLEHKDMIQLTKYI; this is translated from the coding sequence ATGTCGCCAGTGCTGATTCGGGAAATCAATTCTAGTTCCAATGATGAAATCTCGTGGGTTGCAGAGCGAATGCGTGCGACTCTCATCGATGTTCTCGGAAGAAATATCGGTGAAGGCCTTTACTCGATGGACTGGCTCAACGAAAGAGTGCGTTGGCATATCGATTCGAAAAAGACAACGGGCAAGGTTTTTATATCTGAGAATCCTGAACAGGAGAAAACGGGTCAAGCCATTGCTCGTTTAGAGCATCGTGATGGGGAGCGCTATGGGTATTTCGCGACTTTATATGTGGAACCCAACTTTCGGCGGCAGGGAATTGCGGCGCAACTTATGCTTCAGGTGGAGAGATGGTTCAAGAAATTGAAAATGAGCAAGATCGTTTACAATACGGCCAAAAGTAATGATCGTTTGATTTCTTTATTTAAGAGACAGGGTTACCGCATAACGCTGGAACACAAAGATATGATTCAGCTCACTAAGTACATCTAG
- a CDS encoding porin yields MINKLVVALSTLALSATAVAETDGFKLSGDFAASAFHTSAKNNASSTAQPGFGTGAIGLGAASGNASASNSGDFSVDMAELNLEKGMGDTTIVMGLGFGRVFDRINSSLDSNGDIKSTLNLTNAYLAHKFGDSGFSARVGKFESFLGYETYNYSENMNYTHGHAFNFTMPWYMTGLNVNYAMNMFDFGVYAVNTTANIDADENSNKHLGASVGVTPIEGLKVKLNYLSGHDGGTGFAIAATEQSTQTMNGIVSYSFNNMLDVAFQYVNKSMEPTTGGTETEISSMALYAGYKMEMWGIGARYEMLDDKDGMAFGAASVDNKVNSITVTGWYNFDQNASVKLEYASHSSDKAIFNDDNGAADDKLSSYGVGVSYRF; encoded by the coding sequence ATGATAAACAAACTCGTCGTCGCACTCAGTACATTAGCTTTGTCAGCCACTGCGGTTGCAGAAACTGACGGATTTAAACTTTCTGGAGACTTCGCCGCTTCAGCTTTCCACACAAGCGCAAAAAACAATGCATCCTCTACAGCTCAGCCTGGTTTCGGTACCGGAGCTATCGGTTTAGGTGCAGCTTCTGGTAACGCTTCTGCATCTAACTCTGGAGACTTCTCTGTCGATATGGCTGAACTCAACCTTGAAAAAGGTATGGGCGATACCACGATCGTTATGGGTCTTGGTTTTGGACGAGTATTTGATCGCATCAATAGCTCGCTCGATTCTAACGGCGACATTAAGAGCACGTTGAATCTGACGAATGCATACTTAGCTCATAAATTTGGTGATTCTGGTTTCTCTGCTCGAGTTGGTAAATTCGAATCTTTCTTAGGATACGAAACTTACAACTACTCTGAGAACATGAACTACACTCATGGCCATGCATTCAACTTCACTATGCCTTGGTACATGACTGGTCTAAACGTAAACTACGCGATGAACATGTTTGATTTCGGTGTTTACGCTGTAAATACGACGGCAAACATTGACGCTGATGAAAACAGCAACAAGCACCTTGGTGCGTCTGTTGGTGTGACTCCCATTGAAGGCCTCAAAGTTAAGTTGAACTACTTATCTGGTCATGATGGTGGAACTGGTTTCGCAATCGCTGCGACTGAGCAATCTACTCAGACTATGAACGGTATCGTTTCTTACAGCTTCAACAACATGCTCGATGTTGCTTTCCAATATGTGAACAAGTCTATGGAGCCTACAACTGGTGGAACTGAAACTGAAATCAGCTCTATGGCTCTTTATGCTGGTTACAAAATGGAAATGTGGGGCATTGGCGCTCGCTACGAAATGCTTGATGACAAAGATGGTATGGCTTTCGGAGCTGCTAGCGTTGACAACAAAGTTAACTCTATCACTGTGACAGGTTGGTACAACTTTGACCAGAATGCATCAGTTAAGCTTGAGTACGCTTCTCACTCCTCTGATAAAGCAATATTCAACGACGATAACGGCGCTGCTGATGACAAATTGTCTAGCTATGGCGTCGGTGTAAGCTACCGCTTCTAA
- a CDS encoding 7-carboxy-7-deazaguanine synthase QueE translates to MSLQINDLFWTVQGEGRWTGHRALFVRLPFCNYNCPWCDTEFDSYTPMSEETFKEFASREPARFAVITGGEPLAHKDLPKILNILKSLGFFIACETNGSFPAPPEIDFVTVSPKPYSKNKNQEKYFIHEQTLPRVSEFKYVVDENFDFTILGRHNPKKKDVIYSLSPEFSRMKKNVETIMGFIEKNPDWKLSLQTHKWIDIP, encoded by the coding sequence ATGTCCCTTCAAATTAACGATCTCTTTTGGACAGTTCAAGGTGAAGGTCGTTGGACGGGCCACCGCGCTCTTTTCGTAAGGCTTCCTTTCTGCAATTACAACTGTCCCTGGTGCGATACCGAATTTGACTCTTACACTCCCATGAGTGAAGAGACCTTTAAAGAATTTGCTAGCCGAGAACCGGCCCGTTTTGCCGTCATCACGGGCGGCGAACCCTTGGCTCACAAAGATCTGCCAAAAATCTTGAATATTTTAAAGTCGTTAGGATTTTTTATCGCTTGCGAGACCAACGGGAGCTTCCCCGCACCTCCAGAGATCGATTTCGTAACCGTATCTCCAAAACCTTACTCAAAAAATAAAAATCAGGAAAAATATTTTATCCACGAACAAACACTCCCCAGAGTCAGCGAGTTTAAGTATGTCGTTGATGAAAATTTTGACTTTACGATTCTAGGAAGACACAATCCCAAGAAAAAAGATGTGATCTATTCCCTTTCACCGGAATTTTCCCGGATGAAAAAAAATGTCGAAACCATTATGGGATTTATCGAAAAAAATCCCGACTGGAAATTATCTCTCCAAACTCACAAATGGATCGATATTCCCTAG
- a CDS encoding 6-carboxytetrahydropterin synthase — MELKFRYRFEAAHRFVNSASVQCMTPHGHTWHATLHLEAKRNELDENDMVAEFSQLKSYWKKLITEVFDHSYMCNEEDALIPVLKTTHSECRLLVFPGDPTTELISVLMFAKMQNYVQNSEIRHFVRITGINIEETPTNSLTCDREFYEECIHQYHRPDNWWNSLDVYDRSFSHVEKNVVTDFRQRVNQSNQHVPSN; from the coding sequence ATGGAATTAAAGTTTCGTTATCGGTTCGAAGCCGCCCATCGATTTGTAAACTCTGCAAGTGTCCAGTGTATGACTCCGCATGGACACACCTGGCATGCGACGCTTCACCTCGAGGCTAAACGAAACGAACTCGATGAAAACGATATGGTGGCCGAATTTTCTCAGCTCAAATCTTACTGGAAAAAATTAATCACGGAAGTGTTCGACCATTCTTACATGTGCAACGAAGAGGACGCTCTGATACCCGTCCTTAAAACTACGCACTCTGAATGCCGTCTCCTAGTTTTTCCAGGAGACCCGACGACGGAACTGATCAGCGTTTTGATGTTTGCAAAGATGCAAAACTACGTCCAGAATTCCGAAATTAGACATTTTGTGAGAATTACTGGAATCAATATCGAAGAAACTCCAACCAATTCCCTCACCTGTGATCGCGAGTTTTATGAAGAGTGCATTCATCAGTACCATCGCCCTGACAATTGGTGGAACTCCTTAGACGTGTACGATCGAAGTTTTTCACATGTAGAAAAAAATGTGGTCACTGATTTTCGTCAGCGTGTGAATCAGAGCAATCAACATGTCCCTTCAAATTAA
- a CDS encoding DMT family transporter: MAVGLAVLAGVFGVLQAGINRLIAQSWGFSSALLFNGVIFVVFNLLLYAFVYLKPELVPASYRIQGAVSDMRGWWLLSGLFGFLLVASIATAIGQIGALQAFVFCVGAQLVASNVWDYLVEEKDPTPMRLIGTAVTFFGVYLTTR, from the coding sequence ATGGCGGTGGGGCTTGCGGTTTTGGCGGGGGTGTTTGGGGTTCTTCAGGCGGGGATTAATCGATTGATTGCTCAGTCGTGGGGGTTTTCTTCAGCTTTGCTGTTTAATGGCGTCATCTTTGTTGTGTTTAATCTTTTGCTCTATGCTTTTGTATATCTTAAGCCGGAACTTGTTCCTGCCTCTTATCGCATTCAAGGTGCTGTGAGTGATATGCGCGGTTGGTGGCTCCTTTCGGGTTTGTTTGGCTTTTTACTAGTTGCTTCCATCGCGACAGCCATTGGGCAAATAGGAGCTCTCCAGGCGTTTGTTTTTTGTGTCGGTGCTCAACTGGTGGCGAGCAATGTTTGGGACTATCTTGTTGAAGAGAAGGACCCAACACCGATGCGGCTGATTGGGACAGCGGTTACATTCTTCGGCGTTTATTTAACGACAAGATAA
- a CDS encoding Hsp20/alpha crystallin family protein — protein sequence MTALIPFIKRSTLNDWVCDIDRIFEPLANTPYEGRMLSISGDIEEDEQKIVMSFDLPGLKEGEFSVKIQENRLTLSGERKKEVKPESEKNSYVYYGREFGKFNKVFTLPKTVDKSKVTAEYKDGVLTIALPKQEPEAENVIDVKIK from the coding sequence ATGACTGCGCTAATTCCTTTTATTAAAAGATCTACCCTTAACGACTGGGTGTGTGACATTGATCGAATTTTTGAACCGCTAGCAAATACTCCTTATGAGGGTCGTATGCTTTCAATTAGCGGTGACATCGAGGAAGATGAACAGAAAATTGTAATGAGCTTTGATCTTCCTGGTCTTAAGGAGGGAGAGTTTTCGGTAAAAATTCAAGAGAATCGATTGACCCTTTCCGGGGAAAGGAAAAAAGAAGTTAAACCGGAAAGTGAAAAAAATAGCTATGTTTATTACGGCCGTGAATTCGGCAAATTTAATAAAGTGTTTACACTTCCCAAGACCGTCGACAAATCAAAGGTAACGGCAGAGTACAAAGATGGTGTCCTCACCATAGCTTTGCCTAAGCAGGAGCCCGAGGCTGAAAACGTGATCGACGTAAAAATCAAGTAA
- the queF gene encoding preQ(1) synthase, which produces MANSTNSDKLYGQIEIENNKLERFENRTTHRDYTVNFTCPEFTCICPRSGFPDFATIHIEYMPDQFCVELKSLKLYINGFRDEKIFHEDVTNRILDDLVKLLSPKKMTVKADFNVRGNVHTVVTATHEK; this is translated from the coding sequence ATGGCAAATTCAACAAATAGTGACAAGCTCTACGGTCAAATCGAGATAGAAAACAATAAATTAGAACGTTTTGAAAACCGAACCACCCATCGGGACTACACGGTCAATTTCACTTGCCCCGAGTTCACCTGCATCTGTCCTCGAAGCGGTTTCCCGGACTTTGCAACCATCCATATCGAGTATATGCCGGATCAGTTCTGCGTCGAGCTGAAGTCCCTTAAACTTTATATCAATGGCTTTCGCGACGAGAAGATCTTTCACGAGGACGTGACAAATCGAATTCTCGACGATTTAGTGAAGCTCCTTTCCCCTAAAAAAATGACCGTGAAGGCCGACTTTAACGTTCGCGGAAACGTGCACACAGTTGTCACCGCCACTCACGAAAAGTAA